The following DNA comes from Ardenticatenales bacterium.
GATGCAGGCGGGAGGTGGGGAAATGGTGCTGACGGTGGAGCCGGCAGCGCGCTTGCAAGGGGTGGCGTTTGCGCCGGAAAGATCGACGAAAGTGGAAGGCGTGGCCGCCGTGACGAATTTGCCGGCGGATATTCCGCAGCGCATGGCCCGCCGCGCCCATAATTTACTGCAAGAGATGGGCTTGCAGCCGGTCATCACGCCGGTACGCGCGACAGGCAAAGGCCCTGGCGCGGGCATCGTGCTTTGGCTACCGGGGGCCGGGTTTAGCTGCCTGGGGCGCAAAGGGTTCCCGGCGGACAAAGTGGCCGAGGAAGCGGTTGCCCAACTGCGCGCTTTTGTGGACAATGGAGGGCTTATTAACTCATCCGCTGTGGACGAACACCTGGCTGATCAACTACTCTTGCCCATGGCCCTCGCCCACGGCAGGTCCAGCCTCACCACCAATCGGATCACCTTGCACACGTTGACCAATGCCGACCTTTTGCGGCAGTGGCTGCCCGTGTCTCTGCACGTTGCGGGCGAACTGGGGCAACCAGGGACGATCACGGTGACGAATGAGGTATGACGAATGAGGTATGAGGTATGAGGTATGAGGTATGAGGTATGAGGTATGAGGTATGAGGTATGAGGTATGAGGGGAGTATGTGCTGGCACATTTGCCACTCGCATACTTGCCACTCGCCACTCGCATACTCGCCACTCGCACACTCGCACACTCGCCACTCGCCACTCGCACACTCGCCACTCGCACACTCGCACACTCGCCACTCGCCACTCGCACACTCGCACACTCGCCACTCGCATACTCGCCACTCGCATACTCGCCACTCGCACACTCGCACACTCGCCACTCGCCACTCGCATACTTGCCACTCGCACACTCGCACACTCGCACAATGTTTGAAATCATCTTTTTAGGAACATCCGCATCAACGCCGTCTGTCCATCGTGGGTTGTCGGCGCATATGGTGCTGCATCGCCAATATCGCTTTCTCATTGACGTAGGCGAGGGCACGCAGCGGCAAATTTTGCAGAGCGGCCTGGGCTTTAAGCGGCTGGATAAGGTGCTGCTGACGCATGGGCATCTGGACCACATTCTGGGATTAGGGGGACTGGTTTCCACGCTTAGCCGCTGGGAAACATTGGAGCGATTGGAGATTTATGGGGGCCAATCGGCGCTGGACCGCGTCGGCGACTTGGTTTTTCGCGTTGCCTTGCGCGGGGCGCGTCCCCCGGTGGGTATCGATCTGGTGCCGTTGCGTCCGCGCATGACGGTGGTAGAAGACAGCAAATTTACGCTGACGGCGTTTCCGGTGTCGCATCGGGGGGCGGAGTGTTTTGGCTTTTTGTTTACGGAGAAGGCGCGTCGCCCATTTTTGGCGGAGAAGGCGGAGGCATTGGGGATCCCTCCTGGGCCGGAGCGGGGGCGGTTGGTGCAGGGGCAGGCGATTACGCTGGCGGATGGCACGGTGGTGCGGCCTGATGATGTTTTGGGGGAGGTGATTGCCGGCACGCGCTACGTCCATGTTGGCGATGCGGGGGAAACTGACAACTTGTTGGACGTCTGCCAGGATGCGGATACATTGGTGATCGAATCCACCTACATTGACGCCGACGCGGAGATGGCCCATCAATTTGGACACCTCACCGCCGGCCAGGCTGCGCGGCTGGCGCGTGACGCCAACGTCAAAACCTTGATCCTGACCCACCTTTCGCGTCGCTACTACGAGCGCCAGATCAAACAAGAAGCGCGCGCTATTTTTCCCAACACCTACGTGGCCCGTGACTTTGACCGCTTCCAGGTGACGCGCGAGGGCACGGTGCGCCTTTCTCGCGGTCAGGGCGGCGCGTGGAACGGGGAAGCCGAGGAGTAATGCACATGTCTGATCCATCCCGTCCCCTTACGTTTTTGTGCCTGGCCAGCGAATTGAAAGGCGTGCCCTTTCTGGTCGAGGCGCATCGCCAGGGATGCCGCACCATTCTGGTCGTGGCGGAGGCTTATGCGCAGGCGGAATGGCCGTGGTCGAGCATTGACGAACTGTTTCGGATGCCGGATCTGTCGCGGCAGCCGGACGTCACTTACGGGGTCAGTTACCTGGCGCGTAATCATCACATTGACCGTATCGTGGCCCTGGATGATTTTGACGTGGAGACGGCGGCGGACTTGCGTGAACATTTGCGAATTGCCGGCATGGGCCACACCACCGCCCGTCATTTCCGCGACAAACTCGCCATGCGCGTGACGGCGCGGGACAAGGGCATTCTTGTGCCCCCGTTCACCGGCGTCTTCAACTACGACGACTTGCGCGCCTTCATGGCCGACGTGCCGCCGCCGTGGGTGCTGAAACCCCGCTTCGAGGCCGGCGCGATTGGCATTCGCAAGTTAGGGGATGCGGAAGGCGTGTGGCGGGCGCTGGATGATCTGGGCGACAAGCAATCATTCTACCTGCTGGAGAAGTTTGTGGCGGGGGATGTGTACCACGTGGACGCGATTGTGTGGCAGGGTGAGGTGGTTTTCAGCCGTGCCAGCCGTTATGGGCTGCCGCCGCTGGCCGTCACGCATGGGGGCGGGGTGTTCAGCAGCCGCACACTGCCATTGCGCAGCGCGGAATCCGTGGCCCTGCTGTCGCTGAATCAGCAGTTGATGACGGGGTTGGGCATGGTGCGCGGCGTCAGCCATTCGGAGTACATTCGCGGCGCAGCGGATGGCCGTTTCTATTTTCTGGAGACGGCAGCGCGGGTTGGCGGGGCTAATCTGGACAGGATGGTGGCGGCGGCCAGCGAGGTGGATTTGTGGACGGAGGCGGCGCGGTTGGAGATAGCGGATGTGCGCGGCGAATCTTATACACCACCGGCGGCGAAGGATGAGAATGCCGGCATTCTCATCTGCCTCTCCCGCCAGGAACATCCCGACCTCTCCGCTTACAACGACCCAGAAATCGTCTGGCGACTGCCTAAGCCCCACCATGCCGGCGTCATCGTCGCCTCTCCTGATGCGGCGCGCGTCGAGCAGCTCATCAACGCCTACGCCGGCCGCTTCGCCCAGGATTTCCTGGCCATCGCCCCGCCCCAAGCCCCCACCCGCGTTTGATGCGTGGGCGCGACGCCGAGGGACGTCGCGCCCCCAACCATTTAGTTGCGTGAGAAAATCACCACCAGCGGGTCGTGATCGGAGAGATGACGCGCCGAGGCGTCGTCCGGCGCGGGGAGCGGGTAGCCGGCATCAATATGCAGCGCCTGCACAAACGTCAACCGTTCAAACAGCCGTGGCGACACCAGAATGTGGTCCAGCGACTGCGTGGCTCCCTGGAAGATGTATGTGTAGGGATAATCGGCGGGGGCGTCGTAGGTGCGATAGACGTGGCGCAGTCCGCCGGACTCCAACGTGTCCAGCGGCGGCGTATCCAGGAAGGAGTTCAGGTCGCCCATGACCACGAACAGGCCATTCGGGTCGGTGCTGCGCAGTTGGTCGATCAGGCTCACGTTCCAGGCGGCCTGGTCCGTGCGGGTCTGTTCCGTGGCTTCCTCGCCGGCGGAGAGGGAGAGGAAGTGGTTGTTGAGCAGGTAGAGCGTATTTGTTTCGCCGCCGAGGGTGAGCGTCACGGTGAGGAGCAGGGGCGGGCGGCTGAACAGACCCTCCGGTCCGGGATAGCTGCCTACGGTGACGACAGTGGCCTGGTCCTCGCGCACCAGGTAGCCCACATCAATGCCCCGCGAGTCGAAGCCTTCAATCAGGTAGGGGGCATAGTTGAGGGCGGCCAATTCCGGCAGCGCGACCAGTTCCTGCAAAACCCCCAGGTCCTCCACTTCTTGCAGGCCGATGATGGTGGGCGCGCCCATGGAGAGGATGGCGTCGGCCAGTTTGTGTAACCGCAGTTCGTATCCTGCCTTGTCCGGCGGGGCGGGCGAGGAGGGGTGCGGGGGGCGATAGTCGAAGAGGTTTTCTACGTTGAAGGTGGCAATGCCGAACTGATCGGGCGTGGCGGGGGCAAATGCCGGCAGTTCCGTTTCCTCTCGCGTCACTGCCGGAACTGCCAGCGGCTCAATTTTGTACTGGTCAAAGGTGAAGGCTAGCGGCCCCACCAGGTCGGTGATCACATCCCCAACCTGGATGGCGTAGGGCAGCGTACGCTGGTCGGCGTGCGTTGCGTCCGATCCGTCGTCCACCACGATGAAGAAGCCCGTTTGCGCGCCCCGGGGGACGGTGGCGACGCCCCAATGTTGCGCCACCAGCACATATTCCCCGTACTGCGTCGTGGGAGCCACGGCCACGGCGGGCGCGGCCAATCCCACCAGCATCCCTTCCCGCGCTTCGTTGTAGAGCCGCGCTTCGTCGTTGTCTTGGGGCGGGTCGTAGGCGATGGGCGGCGGTGGCGGCGCGGTTCCGACCACGAGCAGATCGGCGGCCGTGGTGGGGTAAAGGGTTGTTTGCCCGGAAATTTCACGCACCAGGCCATGAACCTGAACTATGTCGCCAACGGTTACGACGGCGTCGAAGCTATCCACGAGGACGAAGATGCCTTCTGAGGTGGCCGGGTTGTCGTCCGTGCCGGCATCTTGCACCCAAAAGCCGCCCAAATCAGGGAAGACGCCCGTGACCACGCCGGACGTCGTCAGGCGGCGGCGCACATAAGGCGAGGCGTCGCCCTCCCCCTGGATGGCCCAAATGGGCACGCCATCCCCCACGAACAGGCGAAAAGCCGGGGATTGAGCGGGATC
Coding sequences within:
- the rtcA gene encoding RNA 3'-phosphate cyclase gives rise to the protein MQTPITIDGSQGEGGGQVLRTSLSLAAITGRPLRLYNIRAGRSKPGLRPQHLTAVHAVGRICAARMDGDRLNSRTLEFTPTTPPRGGDYVFDVSDAAQTFSAGAVTLICQAILWPLIFAAEPARVRLRGGTFVPYSPPYHYLAHVARPAFARLGAHFATELVTWGWMQAGGGEMVLTVEPAARLQGVAFAPERSTKVEGVAAVTNLPADIPQRMARRAHNLLQEMGLQPVITPVRATGKGPGAGIVLWLPGAGFSCLGRKGFPADKVAEEAVAQLRAFVDNGGLINSSAVDEHLADQLLLPMALAHGRSSLTTNRITLHTLTNADLLRQWLPVSLHVAGELGQPGTITVTNEV
- a CDS encoding ribonuclease Z, which gives rise to MFEIIFLGTSASTPSVHRGLSAHMVLHRQYRFLIDVGEGTQRQILQSGLGFKRLDKVLLTHGHLDHILGLGGLVSTLSRWETLERLEIYGGQSALDRVGDLVFRVALRGARPPVGIDLVPLRPRMTVVEDSKFTLTAFPVSHRGAECFGFLFTEKARRPFLAEKAEALGIPPGPERGRLVQGQAITLADGTVVRPDDVLGEVIAGTRYVHVGDAGETDNLLDVCQDADTLVIESTYIDADAEMAHQFGHLTAGQAARLARDANVKTLILTHLSRRYYERQIKQEARAIFPNTYVARDFDRFQVTREGTVRLSRGQGGAWNGEAEE
- a CDS encoding ATPase, which codes for MSDPSRPLTFLCLASELKGVPFLVEAHRQGCRTILVVAEAYAQAEWPWSSIDELFRMPDLSRQPDVTYGVSYLARNHHIDRIVALDDFDVETAADLREHLRIAGMGHTTARHFRDKLAMRVTARDKGILVPPFTGVFNYDDLRAFMADVPPPWVLKPRFEAGAIGIRKLGDAEGVWRALDDLGDKQSFYLLEKFVAGDVYHVDAIVWQGEVVFSRASRYGLPPLAVTHGGGVFSSRTLPLRSAESVALLSLNQQLMTGLGMVRGVSHSEYIRGAADGRFYFLETAARVGGANLDRMVAAASEVDLWTEAARLEIADVRGESYTPPAAKDENAGILICLSRQEHPDLSAYNDPEIVWRLPKPHHAGVIVASPDAARVEQLINAYAGRFAQDFLAIAPPQAPTRV